A stretch of DNA from Peromyscus eremicus chromosome 18, PerEre_H2_v1, whole genome shotgun sequence:
CCCCGCGGCTGGGTTCCAGCGGGTCTGCAGGCGCAGCTAAGGCCCAGCCAGACTGGGCATCCTGGAGTTGCCGATCCACTGCCCAAAGTCGTGGAGAGGGGGTGTCTGGGAAGCGTCCTGGGGGTGCCTGAGGGAGTCCCTTCCCCGCCCAGGGTGCCAGCTTCCTCACCTCCAAAATAAAGGGGTTTGGTTTGGTCTATGTATGTGAGGTCCTTTTTCAGAGGTCTGACGTTAGTGGGCAGTTTCCAGAAGAGGAGTAAGTGCATAGGGAGCCCATTAGCAGCCCCACCTCTCCAATACGAAGTCTACTCcaacccctctcctcttccccagagaagaggagGCAAGAGGCCATCACCGCAGCGACCTGCCTGACCGAAGCTTTGGTGGACCACCTCAATGTGGGGTACGAACCTCCTCCCTCAACTCTTTCCCTCCATCCACCCTGGTTAGACAAGGTCTGGGCCATCCTCCTGAGGGATCCGGGTGCCCCGGTCACCCCCTTGacttctcccccacctccccacacaccccGCCTAATGTAACTTCATGGAGACTTGAGTCAGCTTTGACCCCTAAGCAGCTGCAGCGGTTGAGAACGCAGCCAGAATTCCCCCTCCCCACACTAACGTCCCTGGCACCGCTTGATGCCATCTGGCCAGCTCGATTCACCCTGTTAAGTCCAGCTGTCACTTGGGTGGGAGGGAAGGCCAACCTCTCTCACCACatacccccttcccttcctcacctCCTACTCTCTGGCAAGCCTGGAAAACAGCTGGCAGGAAGAAGGTGCCACAGCTGGTAGAAGTGAGGAAGAGCTGATGCCAAGAGCCGTGACAACCAGGCTGTCTTTTCCAAAACTTCCTTCCGGGTCTCCAGGGGCCCTACCAGCAACCTCAACCCTAAATGAGAAGCCCAGGGGTAGCCAAAGACTCGAGAAGATTTCCTGGACCTGTGTGACTCATAAGAGTGCAGAGATGGGATGACTTGATAGTCCGTCTACGGGAAGCAAGGAGTTACATACTATGCCTTCCACTCGGGGCACGGGGCACGTAGTCAATCCAGAAACTGAGTCATCCAAGGGAGTCATGCAGGCAGGGGGAGGGGTCATCTCCGTTACTCATCTGAGGGGCAATCAGGGGGAAATGGCTGTGGTTGGGGCCTCTGGTCTCCTTTGTCTCCAGACAGCTCTCTTCTCTCAAGACTCCCACACTGGCACCTCCTTTGCTACCGTTTGTGAGGCTGGCTGGACTTCTCTCTTTTCCACTTGCTTGCTGTATGCCACCCCACTTTCAAGCTTAGAGGGCAGCTAAGCCAAATCCAGATTAGAAAGGGTTTTGTGCTGCTACCCACAGCTCCTAGTCtccagaaaatgaaacaaaggcTTAGTGTGTCTCAGCCCTTGTCAGGTGCCCTGCCCACTTtcttggacccccccccccaacaccctTTGCCTCCTCTGCCCCCACACATTCCAGTGGGTGGTGGCACCGGATGTGGAGTCTCCTTACTGACCTAGAGCTTTGGGATAGGGAATGAAAAGGTCATCTGCTAGTAAGAGAGGGAACAGTGGTCACACAAAAGGCCAAGCAAAGAACATTGGTGGAAAATGGAGCACCAACCCGTGGTATGGTGGTAACCACAGCCAGCAGTCTGATTGAGCAGGAGAGAAGTATTGCCTGGAGCAAggacaggagtgtgtgtgtgtgtgtgtgtgtgtgtgtgtgtgtgtgtgtgactctgtgtgtgtgtctgtgtgtgtgagagagagaggagagtgtgtgtgtgtgtgtgtgtgagagagagagagacacacagagagacacagagagagagactgtgtgtgtctgtgtgtgtgtgtgagagagagactgtgtgtgtgtctgtgtgtgtgtgagagagagaggagagtgtgtgtgtgtgtgagagagagagagagagagagagactctgtgtgtgtgtctgtgtatgagagagaggagagtgtgtgtgtgtgtgtgtgagagagagagagagagagagagactctctgtgtgtgtctgtgtgtgtgtgagagaggagagagtgtgtgtgtgtgtgtgtgttcactcgtCTTTATGGGTGGAAGGAGTAGGGTGAGAGTTGGGTGTGATAGCAGATgctcacatgcctgtaatcccagcacttgaacagtagaggcagaaggattaggtCAAGGCCAGCTTCATCCCCATAGCAAgttgaggtcatcctgggctatataagaccctgtctcaaaagggggaggaagagacaagAAAATCTCTTGGGATAGGTTTATTTGACCCAGGGTTCCTAAGGAGAGGGGTTTACTCTCCCATCCCACCCCGGATTCAGGGAGGGGCCTGATTTCCTTCCCAACCTCTTGCAGAGATCACTGGGCTTCAAATCACTGCCAGATGTGTCCCTGCTGCTGAATTTTCCCACGCCCCCTTTCCCTCAGCTTCTTCCTCAGGGATATCCCCCAGGTTAACCCTCCCTACCCCATCTCAGCTACAGAGACTCCTTGAGAGGATAAGAAATGGTATGTTTCTAGTCAGCACCTAAATTGGCTTTCTTGGGAACCCGAGGGTTGGAGGAAGGAGCCTGCTTCACTTGGGTCACATCCAGAAAAGGCCAGAACTCCAAGGTTTCCCCAGTCCTACCTCCTGGCTCATCTCCCACCCCTGTAATAGGCCCTGAAGACCCCCACCATCCCCCATGTACTGGATGAGCTGacatcctccctcctccaatcCGTAGTGTGGCCCAGGCCTACATGAACCAGAGGAAGCTGGACCATGAGGTGAAGACCCTACAGGTCCAGGCTGCCCAGTTTGCCAAGCAGACAGGCCAGTGGATTGGAATGGTGGAGAACTTCAACCAGGCACTTAAGGTGGGCCACACTCCGCACATTGTTGCCTTTTTCTGAGCCCCCATTGGCTGTCTTCAGTCTCATAACTGCCCCAGACCTAAGGTTAATGACGAAGAGGGGATGGCCCAAGATACTCCTTCTGGTGTCGGGaaagctagaaagaaaaaaggcaggatcttgagatatggctcagtgacgtttagggccctgggttcaatccctagctcTACAGAAAACCCTCAGTAGGGGCCACAGACCTGATGTACCAgctgctctggaggctgaaggaggaagaggatagCTGGAGCCCAGGGGTTGAAGCAATGTTGCAGCCTGAGCAATGTTGCAGTAGTCCATCTcaaagaaaggcagacagacagacagaaaagcagTTGGTGTATCTGAGTAAGCGACCTCAGCCTAGGAGGCGTAATCTACCCATCCTGATTCCTGGCCTCCAATCTCTTCTCCCCCTCGCCAGGAAATTGGGGATGTGGAGAACTGGGCTCGGAGTATCGAGCTGGACATGCGCACCATTGCCACTGCCCTGGAATACGTCTACAAAGGGCAGCTTCAGTCCGCCCCGTCCTAGcctctctccaccctcccagACGGGAGGGAGACTGGTAGGGCCATCAATAAAACACAAGCTTCCATTCTACGTGGTGTGTGGACGGAGTCACTAGCTCCTGTATGGTGGTGGGGGTTCCAAGGTGGAGGGTACAATATTCCTCTTCCTACGCCTACTCTTTCTTGAACCTGGTGCAGGTGACTTTCGGCTGAGCAGAAAGTATCCTCATGCCTGCCCCGAGGAGGCCTCTGCTCAAAACTTTCTACTTCCAGACTTCAGTTTCCTGCAGAGAAGAGTTAAGTCAGGGAGCAGACCTAGTCCTCAGctctggctctctgcctccccacatgCTCATGTGCTCTCCCGGCTGCCACTAAGCAGTGTCATGAGTCTGGGCCAGGTGGGAGATTAATTCTTGGGGGCACTTGAGggctgagaaggaagaaaaatgacagGTCCAGGGCCACCCACAGAGAGGGGCAGCTGCCATCCTTGGTAGTTCCCACCTCCTAGGAGACAGTGGCAAGGATGGTCATGAGTCCAGGCTGAGAAAGACCGCCTAAGGGGCGGCCTGGGCAGCACTGCCCTCTGCCAAAACCCAGCTTCAGCCAGGCAGGCTTCAGCCTCTTAGCTCCTCCTCCTCACCACTGCCCTCACCCcaaaacatacagacacttaacaGTCCTGCTCCACAGCAAGAGTCCACCCCTCCAGACTTTGGCCTTAGCTGTAGCTCATGTGGGAGCCTGGGAAGTCCAAGAGCAAAGTCTCTTAAGCAGACGAAAAAGCTACAGCTTCACACATTGTGTGCCTGCCAGCTTTCCCCAGAGGTACgtgaggggtggtgggggtggggtgctatGAAAAGACCAGCTAGGGATGGCATGTATTGATCGTCCAAGATTCAAGCTTTGAGCACTGTCCTCACGTCATCCCTTTGATCTTCCACAACACTGGGATGGGCCTGGTGGGTAGTGTAGCTCAATTTGCTAAATGAGAAAATGGGTCCCAAGACAGAGTAAATGTGCCCAGCCTCACACAGT
This window harbors:
- the Bloc1s1 gene encoding biogenesis of lysosome-related organelles complex 1 subunit 1, encoding MLSRLLKEHQAKQNERKELQEKRRQEAITAATCLTEALVDHLNVGVAQAYMNQRKLDHEVKTLQVQAAQFAKQTGQWIGMVENFNQALKEIGDVENWARSIELDMRTIATALEYVYKGQLQSAPS